In one window of Frigoriglobus tundricola DNA:
- the atpB gene encoding F0F1 ATP synthase subunit A, whose product MALDPLEHVLDHAWVGPITKHQILLVVAAAALSIPYILLARRVKDGEPPRGPFWNFLEMLLLFIRDEVARANIHGGHDDHDHDEPAGISAALTSPPHVQGPPADRPHAHYADRYVPFLWTLFLFILVCNLLGMVPFLGSPTAEFSVTLVFAVMVFLVIHVSSIRKLGLLKYVKSYIPSLQADNVVMTVFLTVLIVPLITVIEVMGAFIRAGVLAIRLFANIFAGHVALGVIMLFAVADLNAGGVSPGGFAAAVVLGTGLSLLELLVAFLQAFVFVLLTSIFLGMQLNPEH is encoded by the coding sequence ATGGCGCTGGATCCCCTCGAACACGTTCTCGATCACGCCTGGGTGGGGCCGATTACCAAGCACCAGATTCTCCTGGTGGTGGCGGCTGCCGCTCTGTCGATCCCATACATCCTTCTCGCTCGCAGGGTGAAGGACGGAGAGCCGCCGCGCGGACCGTTCTGGAACTTCCTCGAGATGCTGCTGCTGTTCATCCGTGACGAGGTCGCGCGGGCGAACATTCACGGCGGCCACGACGATCACGATCACGACGAGCCGGCGGGCATCAGTGCGGCGCTGACGAGTCCGCCGCACGTCCAAGGGCCGCCGGCCGATCGACCGCACGCGCACTATGCGGACCGCTACGTTCCGTTCTTGTGGACGCTGTTCCTGTTCATTCTGGTGTGTAATCTCCTGGGGATGGTTCCGTTCCTGGGGTCGCCCACCGCGGAGTTCAGCGTCACCCTCGTGTTCGCTGTGATGGTGTTTCTCGTCATCCACGTTTCGTCGATTCGCAAGCTCGGGCTCCTGAAGTACGTGAAGTCCTACATCCCGAGTTTGCAAGCGGACAACGTCGTGATGACGGTCTTCCTCACGGTCCTCATCGTGCCGCTGATCACGGTGATCGAGGTCATGGGGGCGTTTATCCGGGCTGGGGTGCTGGCGATTCGTTTGTTCGCCAACATCTTTGCGGGGCACGTGGCCCTTGGGGTGATCATGCTGTTCGCCGTCGCCGACCTGAACGCGGGCGGGGTGTCCCCTGGCGGCTTCGCCGCGGCCGTTGTTCTGGGGACCGGCCTGAGTCTGCTGGAGCTCCTGGTGGCGTTCCTTCAGGCGTTCGTTTTCGTACTTTTGACTTCGATCTTCCTCGGGATGCAATTGAACCCGGAGCACTGA
- the atpH gene encoding ATP synthase F1 subunit delta, which yields MANAESLHETVLEAGTKRSRLARVYAEALLASVLKQSPEAVEAVGDELAGFVREAGANPAVAGFLASPAVGKRAKAAALSVALADRASAPLRGLVGVLGQNHRLDLLRNVSAAYRQLLDQRAGRVWVKVTAAVPLSDAQKGALAASLKDILNREPMLDVRVDPDLLGGLVVQVGDTVIDTSVRFRLQAIRTLLLDGGNSHGR from the coding sequence ATGGCTAACGCCGAGAGCTTGCACGAAACCGTTCTCGAAGCCGGCACGAAGCGGTCGCGCCTCGCCCGCGTGTACGCCGAGGCGCTGCTCGCATCGGTGCTGAAGCAGTCCCCCGAGGCGGTGGAGGCGGTCGGGGACGAACTGGCCGGCTTCGTTCGAGAGGCCGGGGCGAACCCGGCTGTGGCCGGGTTTCTGGCCAGTCCGGCCGTCGGTAAACGGGCCAAAGCGGCGGCGCTGTCGGTGGCCCTCGCGGATCGTGCGTCGGCCCCGCTCCGCGGTCTCGTGGGTGTGCTCGGTCAAAACCACCGGCTCGACCTGCTCCGCAACGTCTCCGCTGCGTACCGTCAACTGCTCGACCAGCGTGCCGGCCGCGTGTGGGTCAAGGTCACCGCCGCCGTCCCGCTCTCGGACGCCCAGAAGGGCGCCCTGGCCGCGAGCCTCAAAGACATTCTCAACCGCGAGCCGATGCTCGACGTGCGGGTGGACCCGGACCTGCTGGGCGGGTTGGTCGTCCAGGTGGGCGACACGGTGATCGACACCTCCGTCCGGTTCCGGCTCCAGGCGATCCGCACACTCCTGCTCGATGGGGGCAACAGTCATGGCCGCTAA
- the atpA gene encoding F0F1 ATP synthase subunit alpha, translating into MAANNASEIISVLSRNISDFDRKVETRSVGQVLEVGDGIARCYGLSEVMAGELVDFPQAGVKGLAFNLEESSVAVIILGDYLKVSEGMEVRTTGELLSVPVGEAMIGRVVDPLGNPLDGKGPIHTTKRRLVESPAPGIVDRQPVKQPLQTGIKAIDSMTPVGRGQRELIIGDRKTGKTAIAIDTIINQKEENVVCVYVACGQMESKVRSVVEILEKTGAMAYTIVVVASAADAAPLQYLAPYSGTAMAEFFTYDQGRDALCVYDDLSKQAAAYRQLSLLVRRPPGREAYPGDVFYCHSRLLERSAKLAEKWVILDGGTDGANADAHWGINKATSPTEKRGPGDAGMVYVGPGEKGGLDQAKHDLKSFPGAKIAKVVGSGGSLTALPIIETLEGEVSAYIPTNVISITDGQIYLQPDLKNAGVLPAVDVGISVSRVGGNAQIGAMKHKTVAGGLKLALAQFRELEAFAQLGTELDKVTQSQLDRGYRMVEILKQGQYKPLNVIDQIMIIYAGNSGALDKIDRKKVKDWEDQFLKFMKEQKGEARALLAKEKKMTDEVIKALDEAIKAFQPQFKG; encoded by the coding sequence ATGGCCGCTAACAACGCCAGCGAGATCATCAGCGTCCTGAGCCGCAACATCAGCGACTTCGACCGCAAGGTCGAGACCCGCTCGGTCGGGCAGGTGCTCGAAGTCGGTGACGGCATCGCCCGGTGCTACGGCCTCTCCGAGGTCATGGCCGGCGAACTCGTGGACTTCCCGCAGGCCGGCGTGAAGGGGCTCGCCTTCAATCTGGAAGAGAGCTCGGTCGCGGTCATCATCCTCGGCGACTACCTGAAGGTGTCCGAGGGGATGGAGGTGCGGACGACGGGCGAACTGCTGTCGGTGCCCGTCGGCGAGGCCATGATCGGCCGCGTCGTGGACCCGCTCGGCAACCCGCTCGACGGCAAGGGGCCGATCCACACCACGAAGCGCCGACTGGTCGAGAGCCCGGCCCCCGGCATCGTGGACCGGCAGCCGGTGAAGCAGCCGCTCCAGACCGGCATCAAGGCCATCGACTCCATGACCCCGGTCGGCCGCGGCCAGCGCGAACTCATCATCGGCGACCGGAAGACCGGTAAGACCGCCATCGCGATCGACACGATCATCAACCAGAAGGAAGAGAACGTCGTCTGCGTGTACGTGGCGTGCGGGCAGATGGAGTCGAAGGTCCGGAGCGTGGTCGAGATCCTGGAGAAGACCGGCGCGATGGCCTACACGATCGTCGTCGTCGCTTCCGCGGCCGACGCGGCGCCGCTCCAGTACCTCGCGCCGTACTCCGGCACGGCGATGGCCGAATTCTTCACCTACGATCAGGGCCGCGACGCGCTCTGCGTGTACGACGACCTCTCTAAGCAGGCCGCGGCTTACCGCCAGTTGTCGCTGCTGGTCCGCCGCCCGCCGGGCCGCGAGGCGTACCCCGGCGACGTGTTCTACTGTCACTCGCGCCTGCTCGAGCGGTCCGCGAAACTGGCCGAGAAGTGGGTGATCCTCGACGGCGGCACCGACGGCGCGAACGCCGACGCCCACTGGGGCATCAACAAGGCGACCAGCCCGACCGAAAAGCGCGGCCCGGGCGACGCCGGGATGGTTTACGTCGGGCCGGGTGAGAAGGGCGGCCTCGACCAGGCGAAGCACGACCTCAAGAGCTTCCCCGGCGCGAAGATCGCCAAGGTCGTCGGGAGCGGCGGGTCGCTGACCGCGCTGCCGATCATCGAGACGCTCGAAGGCGAAGTTTCGGCGTACATCCCGACGAACGTGATCTCCATCACGGACGGCCAGATCTACCTCCAGCCCGACCTGAAGAACGCCGGCGTGCTGCCCGCCGTGGACGTGGGCATCTCGGTGAGCCGCGTCGGCGGTAACGCCCAGATCGGTGCGATGAAGCACAAGACGGTTGCCGGCGGTCTGAAGCTCGCCCTGGCCCAGTTCCGCGAACTCGAAGCGTTCGCCCAGCTCGGCACCGAACTGGACAAGGTGACGCAGTCGCAGCTCGACCGCGGGTACCGCATGGTCGAGATCCTGAAGCAGGGCCAGTACAAGCCGCTGAACGTGATCGACCAGATCATGATCATTTACGCCGGCAACAGCGGTGCGCTCGACAAGATCGATCGCAAGAAGGTGAAGGACTGGGAGGATCAGTTCCTCAAGTTCATGAAGGAGCAGAAGGGCGAAGCCCGCGCGCTCCTCGCCAAAGAGAAGAAGATGACCGACGAGGTCATCAAGGCGCTGGACGAAGCCATCAAAGCGTTCCAGCCGCAGTTCAAGGGCTAA
- a CDS encoding DUF4912 domain-containing protein, with amino-acid sequence MSKVAKAKPAAPRITRPAKAAKPTPKPAVKVGTSTKVAKPAATQLAPKPTTKATPPLSKPAAPTPTPVVSATSARPTSNGSHKTAAETPKTVTKSLIPKPAPKSLAPRDAARDSAPRSSAPMAKDRILLAVSNPYWLNAYWEISAHSIQRAEAALRQDWHGSRMIIRLFDVTSLDTTSTSETPVKDVIIHGPGQNWYIDVPQPPRMYRADIGYVSRRGEFYVLARSNVVTPPKAGGAEPGTDIESEWDDNDAKWKAERILAMSTGFESTGNPELRELFEERLGRPLGPPKETAFGTGATPPGSVKKFFFEIDAKLIVFGRTDPAAHLTLNNDPIKLNPDGTFRMTFNLPDSRQIIPAVAASADGVEERTIVLAVERNTKHLDPMIHDQMNEV; translated from the coding sequence GTGAGCAAGGTGGCAAAGGCCAAACCTGCTGCGCCTCGGATCACACGGCCGGCTAAGGCCGCCAAGCCGACGCCAAAACCGGCCGTAAAAGTGGGCACGAGTACGAAAGTCGCGAAGCCCGCGGCCACGCAATTGGCCCCCAAGCCGACCACAAAAGCCACCCCGCCGTTGTCCAAGCCGGCTGCGCCGACGCCGACCCCGGTGGTCTCCGCAACGAGCGCCCGACCGACATCGAACGGGTCCCACAAGACCGCTGCCGAAACCCCCAAAACGGTCACCAAGTCGCTCATTCCGAAGCCCGCCCCCAAGTCGCTGGCGCCACGCGATGCGGCCCGGGATTCGGCCCCGCGGTCGTCCGCGCCGATGGCCAAGGATCGCATCCTGCTCGCCGTCTCGAACCCGTACTGGCTCAACGCTTACTGGGAAATTTCCGCGCACTCGATCCAACGGGCCGAGGCCGCGCTCCGGCAGGACTGGCACGGCTCGCGGATGATCATCCGCTTGTTCGATGTGACCAGTCTCGACACGACCAGCACGTCCGAGACGCCGGTCAAGGACGTCATCATCCACGGCCCCGGACAGAACTGGTACATAGACGTGCCGCAGCCGCCGCGCATGTACCGCGCGGACATCGGCTACGTGTCCCGGCGCGGCGAGTTCTACGTCCTGGCCCGGTCGAACGTCGTAACCCCGCCGAAAGCTGGCGGCGCGGAACCCGGCACGGACATCGAGTCCGAATGGGACGACAACGACGCGAAGTGGAAGGCCGAGCGGATCCTGGCCATGTCCACCGGCTTCGAATCGACCGGTAACCCGGAACTGCGCGAGCTGTTCGAGGAGCGCCTGGGGCGGCCGCTCGGGCCGCCCAAGGAAACCGCGTTCGGTACGGGTGCCACGCCGCCCGGCAGCGTCAAGAAGTTCTTCTTCGAGATCGACGCGAAGCTGATCGTGTTCGGCCGCACCGACCCGGCCGCGCACCTGACGCTGAACAACGATCCCATCAAGCTCAACCCGGACGGCACGTTCCGCATGACGTTCAACCTGCCGGACAGCCGGCAGATCATCCCCGCCGTGGCGGCCAGTGCCGACGGCGTCGAAGAACGCACGATTGTGCTCGCCGTCGAGCGCAACACCAAGCACCTCGACCCGATGATCCACGACCAGATGAACGAAGTCTGA
- a CDS encoding Gfo/Idh/MocA family protein: MALDLTPEQKATGKTNFEQASGDLARAGKMNTLATGGTDPKHPDRRDVLKAGLAAGAVVPVSAAVYFGYESWKGNKAVKTALIGCGDEGGVLIGDHNPEYNEIVAVCDIRPSNIKRIFDGDTGPRKGLKKVYGEATAKKIAKYDSLSALLADKSKLGLEAVVIATPLNTHDVIAKTCMDAGLHVLCEKLMARDVTRCKGMIQYAKEKGALLSIGHQRHYSTLYAQSLELIENGILGDIKHIRALWHRNNSWPYDPRAFNKEKYAEEYGIPYYVDSWWKEVPREDAAALPPAKLAELAFGDPSKYGFKDVAELVRWRCSEKTGGGLMAELGSHQLDASSIILGHVHPLSVQGVGGKFFYGPGRNDRESDDGVFVTFEFPGPKHPKAHKGGKDENDVVVVTFTSFNSNEFEGYGEWVMGSQGTMFLEKESDVYLWREKDKSKKGDSGGRETKITVSGAGGGKPVMESASTWGGGGATGAPTKTATGGMAWDSAVRGYRTEMEHFAYCLREWQKRGGKVSYEKDTATGKLKHADIIPRCHGEVAMADAIIALTANMAMASRKRIEFEDAWFDADKPDAPETKYGTKKA; encoded by the coding sequence ATGGCGCTCGACCTGACGCCCGAACAAAAGGCGACCGGTAAGACGAACTTCGAGCAGGCGAGCGGCGATCTCGCCCGCGCGGGCAAGATGAACACGCTGGCGACCGGCGGCACCGACCCCAAGCACCCGGACCGGCGCGACGTCCTCAAGGCCGGACTGGCCGCGGGGGCCGTGGTTCCGGTGTCGGCGGCCGTGTACTTCGGGTACGAGTCGTGGAAGGGGAACAAGGCGGTCAAGACCGCCCTCATCGGCTGCGGCGACGAGGGCGGCGTGCTCATCGGCGACCACAACCCGGAGTACAACGAGATCGTCGCCGTGTGCGACATCCGACCGTCGAACATCAAGCGCATCTTCGACGGCGACACCGGACCGCGCAAGGGGCTGAAAAAGGTCTACGGCGAGGCCACCGCCAAGAAAATCGCCAAGTACGACAGCCTCTCCGCTCTGCTCGCGGACAAATCGAAGCTCGGCCTCGAAGCCGTCGTCATCGCCACCCCGCTCAACACGCACGACGTCATCGCCAAAACGTGCATGGACGCCGGCTTGCACGTGCTGTGCGAGAAGCTGATGGCCCGCGACGTCACCCGCTGCAAGGGGATGATCCAGTACGCCAAAGAGAAGGGCGCGCTCCTCTCCATCGGCCACCAGCGGCACTACAGCACGCTGTACGCGCAGTCGCTCGAACTCATCGAGAACGGCATCCTGGGCGACATCAAGCACATCCGCGCCCTGTGGCACCGGAACAACTCCTGGCCCTACGACCCCCGGGCGTTCAACAAGGAGAAGTACGCCGAAGAGTACGGCATCCCGTACTACGTCGATTCGTGGTGGAAGGAAGTCCCGCGCGAGGACGCCGCGGCCCTGCCCCCGGCGAAACTGGCCGAACTCGCGTTCGGCGACCCCTCGAAGTACGGGTTCAAGGACGTCGCCGAACTGGTCCGCTGGCGCTGCTCCGAGAAAACCGGCGGGGGCCTGATGGCCGAACTCGGCAGCCACCAGCTCGACGCCTCCTCGATCATCCTCGGCCACGTTCACCCGCTCTCGGTCCAGGGCGTCGGCGGCAAGTTCTTCTACGGCCCGGGGCGCAACGACCGCGAGAGCGACGACGGCGTGTTCGTCACGTTCGAGTTCCCCGGCCCGAAGCACCCGAAGGCGCACAAGGGCGGGAAGGACGAGAACGACGTCGTGGTGGTCACCTTCACCTCGTTCAACAGCAACGAGTTTGAGGGCTACGGCGAATGGGTCATGGGCAGCCAGGGCACCATGTTCCTGGAAAAGGAATCCGACGTGTACCTGTGGCGCGAGAAGGACAAGAGCAAGAAGGGCGACAGCGGCGGGCGCGAGACGAAGATCACCGTCAGCGGGGCGGGCGGCGGCAAGCCGGTGATGGAATCGGCGAGCACCTGGGGCGGCGGCGGCGCGACCGGCGCTCCCACGAAGACGGCGACCGGCGGGATGGCCTGGGACAGCGCCGTCCGGGGCTACCGCACGGAGATGGAGCACTTCGCGTACTGCCTGCGTGAGTGGCAGAAGCGGGGCGGCAAGGTGAGCTACGAGAAGGACACCGCGACCGGCAAACTCAAGCACGCGGACATCATCCCGCGGTGCCACGGCGAGGTGGCGATGGCCGACGCGATCATCGCGCTGACCGCCAACATGGCGATGGCGAGCCGCAAGCGCATCGAGTTCGAGGACGCGTGGTTCGACGCCGACAAGCCCGACGCGCCCGAAACGAAGTACGGAACCAAGAAGGCTTGA
- a CDS encoding FAD:protein FMN transferase yields MLLDYLFSDEPDTLPGEFSLVRVSRRAMATTFEVAIPVGTHPNPIAAAEDALDLIDDLEDQMTVYRDHSEVTRLNARAASDFVAVEAGLFELFARCAIWTKETGGAFDIATGALTKAWGFYRRDGAVPPPGELIDAMRATGFRHVILDEARRAVKFRVAGLELNLGAVGKGYALDRAAELLQSKWGVRSALLHGGGSSVLAIGHPPGDGRGWPIRLKHPSRPEESLGVVRLRDAGLGTSAATFQFFKYNGRQLGHLLDPRSGWPAAGTASASVTAPTAAEADAMSTAAFVMGAAGTEQLTRLRPALGAVVLSDEGRPPAAAPLPSDGRRSAGDLLAFNLTPEAYSPPVPHGPVHAD; encoded by the coding sequence ATGCTCCTCGACTATCTGTTCTCCGACGAGCCGGACACGTTGCCGGGTGAGTTCTCACTCGTCCGCGTGTCGCGGCGCGCGATGGCGACGACGTTCGAGGTCGCGATCCCTGTCGGAACGCACCCGAACCCGATCGCGGCGGCCGAGGACGCGCTGGACCTTATCGACGACCTCGAAGACCAGATGACCGTATACCGCGATCATTCCGAGGTCACGCGGCTGAACGCGCGGGCCGCGAGCGACTTCGTGGCGGTCGAAGCCGGGTTGTTTGAGTTGTTCGCACGGTGCGCGATCTGGACGAAAGAGACCGGCGGTGCGTTCGACATCGCAACGGGCGCCCTGACGAAAGCGTGGGGCTTCTACCGACGAGACGGAGCCGTTCCCCCACCGGGCGAGCTGATTGACGCGATGCGGGCGACCGGCTTCCGCCACGTTATTCTGGACGAAGCGCGGCGGGCCGTGAAGTTCCGCGTCGCCGGTCTGGAGCTGAACTTGGGCGCTGTGGGTAAGGGCTATGCACTCGACCGCGCCGCCGAACTCCTTCAGTCGAAGTGGGGCGTGCGGTCGGCGCTCCTGCACGGTGGCGGGAGCAGCGTGCTCGCGATCGGGCACCCGCCCGGCGATGGCCGGGGGTGGCCCATCCGGCTGAAGCACCCTTCCCGGCCCGAGGAATCGCTCGGCGTGGTCCGCCTCCGCGACGCCGGACTGGGCACATCCGCTGCCACCTTCCAGTTCTTCAAGTATAATGGACGTCAACTTGGTCACCTGCTCGATCCGCGCAGTGGCTGGCCGGCGGCCGGCACGGCCAGTGCCAGCGTGACCGCCCCCACCGCCGCCGAAGCCGACGCGATGTCCACGGCCGCGTTCGTGATGGGCGCCGCCGGGACGGAACAGTTGACCCGCCTGCGGCCGGCACTCGGTGCGGTGGTGCTGAGCGACGAAGGAAGACCGCCCGCCGCGGCCCCCCTCCCTTCGGATGGAAGGCGGAGCGCCGGTGATTTGCTGGCCTTCAATCTCACCCCTGAAGCGTACTCACCTCCGGTGCCGCACGGCCCGGTTCACGCGGACTGA
- a CDS encoding AtpZ/AtpI family protein: MSAERADYRVLSLAGTAVAELVVPVLLGAWIDRRYGSAPWGLLVGAVVGFVGGVAHLMVVASRSSSSNGGGGGESGRGGPSA, from the coding sequence ATGAGCGCTGAGCGTGCTGATTACCGCGTGCTGTCTCTGGCTGGCACGGCAGTCGCGGAGCTAGTTGTTCCGGTTTTACTCGGAGCATGGATCGATCGGCGCTACGGTTCCGCTCCGTGGGGCTTGCTTGTTGGTGCGGTTGTGGGCTTTGTTGGGGGAGTGGCTCACCTGATGGTGGTCGCCTCCAGGTCGAGCAGCTCTAACGGCGGCGGCGGGGGCGAGAGTGGCCGGGGCGGGCCGTCTGCCTGA
- a CDS encoding ATP synthase F0 subunit B encodes MTTAFSRAAGALVVVLLLPAAALAEGGAGQKSVIEPNVVNSIVTLIVFGVLLAILYTFAWGPILKGLQAREDAQFQALTDAKKAKEEAAALRTQLQAEMAKAAEQVRVIMEDARKDAEALRVAEREAGVKDAEAERERAKRETAAKQEAMTKEVQAQAVQLAVLIASKAIRQQVTIQNQTELLNESIAELKTNANRA; translated from the coding sequence ATGACCACGGCCTTCAGCCGGGCGGCAGGCGCGCTTGTCGTCGTGTTGCTGCTGCCGGCCGCCGCGCTCGCCGAAGGGGGCGCGGGGCAAAAGAGCGTTATCGAACCGAACGTCGTCAACTCCATCGTCACGCTGATCGTGTTCGGTGTGCTGCTGGCGATCCTGTACACGTTCGCCTGGGGGCCGATCCTGAAGGGGCTCCAGGCCCGCGAGGACGCGCAGTTTCAGGCCCTGACCGATGCCAAAAAGGCGAAGGAAGAGGCGGCGGCCCTCCGCACGCAGTTGCAAGCGGAAATGGCTAAAGCTGCGGAACAGGTTCGGGTCATCATGGAAGACGCCCGTAAGGACGCCGAGGCCCTCCGGGTGGCCGAGCGCGAGGCCGGTGTGAAAGACGCTGAGGCCGAGCGCGAGCGGGCGAAGCGCGAAACCGCCGCCAAGCAAGAGGCGATGACCAAAGAGGTGCAGGCGCAGGCGGTGCAACTGGCCGTGCTGATTGCCTCGAAGGCGATACGTCAGCAGGTCACGATCCAGAACCAGACCGAACTTCTGAACGAATCGATTGCGGAGCTGAAGACAAACGCCAACCGGGCCTAG
- the atpG gene encoding ATP synthase F1 subunit gamma, translating into MANLRVLVKRRKAVRNIRKITKTMELIATSRFQRALKRAQEAEAYTRKIAELAADLSKNAGDVSHPLLVTRPVKKSVLLVITANRGLCGGYNGSILREAMGATRKYATDRVPFDLEVAGRRGIAFFRFQGITRTKEYTNFEDKPTFADVDAIASHYIDLFTAGQIDEVKVAYMKFVNSARQQPVVETLLPLSSVAVESRKSAPTPTAPEAAAAPKVDYEFLPDASEILEELVPAALKVRLFKCFLDAAVSEQIARRVAMKAATENAGDLIKEITRIYNRTRQANITKEISELIAGSEALK; encoded by the coding sequence ATGGCAAACCTTCGTGTCCTCGTGAAGCGCCGCAAGGCCGTGCGGAACATCCGCAAGATCACGAAGACGATGGAACTGATTGCGACCTCGCGGTTCCAGCGCGCCCTCAAGCGCGCCCAGGAGGCCGAGGCGTACACCCGCAAGATCGCGGAACTCGCTGCCGACTTGAGCAAGAACGCGGGCGACGTGAGCCACCCGCTGCTCGTGACGCGGCCGGTCAAGAAATCGGTCCTGCTCGTCATCACCGCCAACCGCGGCCTGTGCGGCGGGTACAACGGCAGCATCCTCCGCGAGGCGATGGGGGCAACGCGCAAGTACGCGACGGATCGCGTGCCGTTCGATCTCGAGGTCGCTGGGCGCCGCGGGATCGCGTTCTTCCGCTTCCAGGGGATCACGCGGACGAAGGAGTACACCAACTTCGAAGACAAGCCGACGTTCGCCGATGTGGACGCGATCGCCAGCCACTACATCGACCTCTTCACCGCCGGACAAATCGACGAGGTGAAGGTCGCGTACATGAAGTTCGTGAACTCGGCCCGGCAGCAACCGGTCGTCGAGACGCTGTTGCCGCTGTCGTCGGTCGCCGTCGAGTCCCGCAAATCCGCCCCCACCCCGACGGCGCCCGAGGCGGCAGCGGCTCCCAAAGTCGATTACGAGTTCCTTCCGGACGCGAGCGAGATTCTGGAGGAACTGGTGCCGGCGGCCCTCAAGGTGCGGTTGTTCAAGTGCTTCCTGGACGCCGCCGTGAGCGAGCAAATCGCCCGCCGCGTGGCGATGAAGGCGGCCACCGAGAACGCCGGGGATCTGATCAAAGAAATCACGCGGATCTACAACCGGACGCGCCAGGCGAACATCACGAAGGAGATTTCGGAACTGATCGCCGGCTCCGAGGCGCTGAAGTAA
- a CDS encoding DoxX family protein — protein MSHLPIPLSVVYAGLAGTVLSLLVATATNKWSPRVFFLLTLRLAIGWHFAFEGLHKIHSISTGPTETNRPFSSEPYFKVAPGPLGEKMRKEFSDPGHEIATKVKASEDIAPAEFKKLSVEDQAAKCPAAVVKLIDAVQKEPEKEKKKADEIEAKETAEAPNDEAKSRAKAKADAARAAAAKKAEMFESEAGKTLFRAAKATYARWVYGVDARECKVKSISGEVPLTGPQRIEHLEWVRRLAKSAEARETDGLGNGYGIDSKRVAEFRMDALTAETELARDANAFIAELKKDLNGGSAVEEPTELSNGQWLDRYTMWFIFLVGVCLMAGLFTRLACVLAAGFLVMTYLAHPAFPWYPLPPNTEGNPVFINKNVIEALALLALACYPTGRWLGLDALVLRPFCKYKGEAPVA, from the coding sequence ATGAGCCATCTGCCGATCCCGCTCTCTGTGGTGTACGCGGGCCTCGCGGGGACCGTTCTTTCGCTTCTCGTTGCCACCGCAACGAACAAGTGGTCGCCCCGCGTGTTCTTCCTCCTCACGCTGCGCCTCGCGATCGGCTGGCACTTCGCGTTCGAGGGGTTGCACAAGATCCACTCGATCTCAACCGGTCCGACCGAGACGAACCGGCCGTTCAGCAGCGAGCCGTACTTCAAGGTCGCGCCCGGCCCGCTCGGCGAGAAGATGCGGAAGGAGTTCTCCGATCCCGGTCACGAGATCGCAACGAAGGTCAAGGCGTCGGAAGACATCGCCCCGGCGGAGTTCAAAAAGCTGTCGGTAGAGGACCAGGCGGCCAAGTGCCCGGCTGCGGTCGTGAAGTTGATCGACGCGGTCCAGAAAGAACCGGAAAAGGAAAAGAAGAAGGCCGACGAGATCGAGGCAAAGGAAACGGCCGAGGCACCCAACGACGAGGCGAAATCCCGGGCGAAAGCAAAAGCCGATGCCGCCCGGGCAGCGGCGGCGAAGAAGGCGGAAATGTTCGAGAGCGAGGCCGGGAAGACGCTGTTCCGAGCGGCCAAAGCGACTTACGCGCGGTGGGTGTACGGTGTGGACGCCCGCGAGTGTAAAGTGAAGAGCATCTCCGGCGAGGTGCCCCTCACCGGCCCGCAGCGGATCGAACACCTGGAATGGGTGCGCCGGTTGGCGAAGAGCGCCGAGGCGCGCGAAACGGACGGGCTCGGGAACGGTTACGGCATCGACAGCAAGCGCGTCGCCGAGTTCCGCATGGACGCACTGACTGCCGAGACCGAACTGGCCCGGGACGCGAACGCCTTCATCGCCGAACTCAAGAAAGACCTCAACGGCGGTAGCGCGGTCGAAGAGCCCACGGAACTGAGCAACGGCCAGTGGCTCGACCGCTACACGATGTGGTTCATTTTTCTGGTCGGCGTGTGCCTGATGGCCGGTCTGTTCACCCGGCTCGCGTGCGTCCTCGCGGCCGGCTTCCTGGTGATGACCTACCTCGCGCACCCGGCCTTCCCGTGGTACCCGCTCCCGCCGAACACGGAAGGCAACCCGGTGTTCATCAACAAGAACGTGATCGAGGCCCTCGCGCTGCTCGCCCTCGCCTGTTACCCCACGGGCCGGTGGCTCGGTCTCGACGCCCTCGTCCTGCGCCCGTTCTGCAAGTACAAGGGCGAAGCGCCGGTTGCGTAG